One genomic region from Gossypium hirsutum isolate 1008001.06 chromosome D13, Gossypium_hirsutum_v2.1, whole genome shotgun sequence encodes:
- the LOC107920146 gene encoding biotin carboxyl carrier protein of acetyl-CoA carboxylase 1, chloroplastic isoform X1, whose amino-acid sequence MESSAALRSFHYSVSAVSQACCTHERPSTLHMSSSCWPNSRKSCVPGLMFGGKNNSSTRRTVVLASSAKTPEATATAKSNVPPESTKKGSLEKKPSRKATFPNGFEALILEVCDETEVAELKMKIGDFEMHLKRNVASTKAPMSNISPTTAPSIPTEPMNEAAAATPPPSPPKPSPEKPSPFKSSAFGQSSKLAALEASGSSNYVLVPSPVVGIFQRGRTIKGKRQPPICKEGDLIKEGQVIGFLNQFGFELPVKSDIAGTVLKILFEDGDAVGYGDPLFAVLPSFHGID is encoded by the exons ATGGAGTCCTCCGCTGCTCTCCGCTCCTTTCACT attctgTAAGTGCTGTTTCACAAGCTTGTTGCACGCATGAAAGGCCCAGTACATTGCATATGTCTTCTAGTTGCTGGCCAAATTCAAGAAAATCATGTGTTCCAGGCTTGATGTTTGGAGGGAAGAACAATTCTTCTACAAGACGAACTGTAGTTTTAGCATCCTCTGCAAAGACGCCTGAAGCTACGGCAACAGCCAAGTCAAATG TTCCACCAGAGAGCACCAAGAAAGGCTCATTGGAGAAGAAACCTTCACGGAAAGCAACTTTTCCAAATGGATTTGAG GCATTGATTCTGGAGGTGTGTGATGAAACTGAGGTCGCGGAGCTGAAAATGAAG ATTGGGGACTTCGAAATGCATCTGAAGCGGAATGTTGCTTCCACAAAAGCTCCCATGTCTAACATTTCACCTACAACAGCCCCATCAATCCCAACTGAACCAATGAATGAAGCAGCTGCTGCTACCCCACCTCCATCCCCACCTAAACCCTCTCCTGAGAAGCCTTCTCCATTTAAAAGCTCTGCCTTTGGGCAGTCATCCAAGTTAGCTGCCTTGGAGGCTTCTGGATCTAGCAACTATGTTCTAGTACCTTCTCCCGTT GTTGGTATATTCCAAAGAGGTAGAACAATCAAGGGAAAAAGGCAACCTCCTATCTGTAAGGAG GGTGATTTGATCAAAGAAGGACAAGTGATAGGATTCTTGAATCAATTTGGTTTTGAACTACCTGTTAAG TCTGATATAGCTGGAACAGTCTTAAAGATCCTCTTCGAAGATGGAG ACGCCGTTGGTTACGGAGATCCACTCTTTGCAGTTTTGCCATCATTTCATGGCATCGACTAA
- the LOC107920211 gene encoding uncharacterized protein isoform X3: MFGGKNNSSTRRTVVLASSAKTPEATATAKSNVPPESTKKGSLEKKPSRKATFPNGFEALILEVCDETEVAELKMKIGDFEMHLKRNVASTKAPMSNISPTTAPSIPTDPMNEAAAATQPPSPPKPSPEKPSPFKSSAFGQSSKLAALEASGSSNYVLVPSPVVGIFQRGRTIKGKRQPPICKEGDLIKEGQVIGFLNQFGFELPVKSDIAGTVLKILFEDGDAVGYGDPLFAVLPSFHGID, from the exons ATGTTTGGAGGGAAGAACAATTCTTCTACAAGACGAACTGTAGTTTTAGCATCCTCTGCAAAGACGCCTGAAGCTACGGCAACAGCCAAGTCAAATG TTCCACCAGAGAGCACCAAGAAAGGCTCATTGGAGAAGAAACCTTCACGGAAAGCAACTTTTCCAAATGGATTTGAG GCATTGATTCTGGAGGTGTGTGATGAAACTGAGGTCGCGGAGCTGAAAATGAAG ATTGGGGACTTCGAAATGCATCTGAAGCGGAATGTTGCTTCCACAAAAGCTCCCATGTCTAACATTTCACCTACAACAGCCCCATCAATCCCAACTGATCCAATGAATGAAGCAGCTGCTGCTACCCAACCTCCATCCCCACCTAAACCCTCTCCTGAGAAGCCTTCTCCATTTAAAAGCTCTGCCTTTGGGCAGTCATCCAAGTTAGCTGCCTTGGAGGCTTCTGGATCTAGCAACTATGTTCTAGTACCTTCTCCCGTT GTTGGTATATTCCAAAGAGGTAGAACAATCAAGGGAAAAAGGCAACCTCCTATCTGTAAGGAG GGTGATTTGATCAAAGAAGGACAAGTGATAGGATTCTTGAATCAATTTGGTTTTGAACTACCTGTTAAG TCTGATATAGCTGGAACAGTCTTAAAGATCCTCTTCGAAGATGGAG ACGCCGTTGGTTACGGAGATCCACTCTTTGCAGTTTTGCCATCATTTCATGGCATCGACTAA
- the LOC107920145 gene encoding protein ALP1-like produces MPNSNTLCSHPPNMDISSFSFLSPEDFCSISTNPWFQDLDNGFNRRRKKEDDSNGGFGNGCFNEGGLKKSGYGDILASLLLLEEEAKQEEAEWMSESQQEKALFESNHKRKVQAMNEFYDQLQQHYSETVKPSWKSVSALAATVATTSGNDTTTKAEVAVAGGQQRRLWVKDRSKDWWDRCNHQDFPEEEFRKAFRMSKSTFGLICRELEPVVMKKNTMLRDAIPVRQRVAVCIWRLATGEPLRLVSKRFGLGISTCHKLVLEVCSAINNVLMPKFLQWPDEKKMKEINEEFELISGVPNIGGSLYTTHVPIIAPKVNVAAYFNRKHTERNQKPSYSITVQGVVDQKGIFTDVCIGWPGSMPDDQVFEKSALFQRGLKDVWIVGNSGYPLMDWVLVPYTHQNLTWAQHGFNEKMGAVQNVAKEAFARLKGRWSCLQRRTEVKLQELPMVLGACCVLHNICEMNNEEIDHELQFELFDDEKTAENNLRSSNAVLARDNIAHNLLHHGLGGTSLL; encoded by the coding sequence atgcctaaCTCCAATACCCTTTGTTCCCATCCTCCAAATATGGACATTTCTTCTTTCTCATTTCTTAGTCCCGAAGATTTTTGTAGTATTAGTACTAACCCCTGGTTCCAAGACCTTGATAACGGGTTCAACAGAAGGCGTAAGAAGGAAGATGATTCCAACGGTGGCTTTGGCAATGGGTGTTTCAATGAAGGAGGACTGAAGAAGAGTGGATATGGTGATATACTAGCTTCGTTGTTGTTATTAGAAGAAGAAGCCAAGCAAGAAGAAGCAGAGTGGATGAGTGAATCCCAACAAGAGAAAGCTTTGTTTGAATCCAATCACAAAAGAAAAGTTCAAGCAATGAATGAGTTTTACGATCAGCTTCAACAACATTACTCTGAAACTGTGAAACCATCTTGGAAATCTGTTTCTGCTTTGGCTGCCACTGTTGCAACGACTTCAGGGAATGACACGACAACGAAGGCGGAGGTGGCAGTGGCGGGGGGTCAACAAAGGAGGTTATGGGTGAAAGATCGATCAAAGGATTGGTGGGATCGTTGTAACCATCAAGATTTCCCGGAGGAAGAGTTCCGAAAGGCGTTTCGGATGAGTAAATCGACGTTCGGGTTAATATGCAGGGAATTAGAGCCGGTGGTGATGAAGAAGAATACTATGCTGAGAGATGCAATACCTGTTCGACAACGAGTAGCTGTTTGTATATGGAGGTTGGCAACAGGGGAGCCGCTTAGGCTTGTTTCAAAACGATTTGGACTTGGGATTTCAACTTGCCATAAGCTGGTATTAGAGGTATGTTCAGCGATAAACAATGTCTTGATGCCCAAGTTTCTTCAATGGCCTGAtgagaagaaaatgaaagaaattaatgaagAATTTGAGTTGATATCGGGGGTACCAAATATAGGAGGTTCATTGTATACAACTCATGTACCAATTATAGCACCTAAAGTTAATGTAGCAGCTTATTTCAATAGAAAGCATACAGAAAGGAACCAGAAGCCTTCTTATTCAATTACAGTACAAGGAGTGGTCGATCAGAAAGGGATTTTCACAGATGTTTGTATTGGATGGCCTGGTTCAATGCCTGATGATCAAGTGTTTGAGAAGTCTGCTTTGTTCCAAAGGGGTTTGAAGGATGTTTGGATTGTTGGGAATTCTGGGTATCCTTTAATGGATTGGGTTTTGGTCCCTTATACACATCAAAATTTGACTTGGGCTCAACATGGTTTCAATGAAAAAATGGGTGCGGTTCAAAATGTTGCTAAAGAAGCATTTGCTAGATTAAAAGGGAGGTGGTCTTGCTTACAAAGGAGAACTGAGGTGAAGCTTCAAGAGTTGCCAATGGTGCTTGGAGCTTGCTGTGTTTTGCATAATATTTGTGAGATGAACAATGAAGAGATTGACCATGAATTACAGTTTGAGCTATTTGATGATGAGAAGACAGCTGAAAACAACTTGAGGTCTTCTAATGCTGTGCTTGCTAGGGATAATATTGCCCATAATCTGTTACACCACGGTCTTGGTGGAACTAGTCTTCTGTAG
- the LOC107920211 gene encoding uncharacterized protein isoform X2: MESSAALRSFHCLMFGGKNNSSTRRTVVLASSAKTPEATATAKSNVPPESTKKGSLEKKPSRKATFPNGFEALILEVCDETEVAELKMKIGDFEMHLKRNVASTKAPMSNISPTTAPSIPTDPMNEAAAATQPPSPPKPSPEKPSPFKSSAFGQSSKLAALEASGSSNYVLVPSPVVGIFQRGRTIKGKRQPPICKEGDLIKEGQVIGFLNQFGFELPVKSDIAGTVLKILFEDGDAVGYGDPLFAVLPSFHGID; encoded by the exons ATGGAGTCCTCCGCTGCTCTCCGCTCCTTTCACT GCTTGATGTTTGGAGGGAAGAACAATTCTTCTACAAGACGAACTGTAGTTTTAGCATCCTCTGCAAAGACGCCTGAAGCTACGGCAACAGCCAAGTCAAATG TTCCACCAGAGAGCACCAAGAAAGGCTCATTGGAGAAGAAACCTTCACGGAAAGCAACTTTTCCAAATGGATTTGAG GCATTGATTCTGGAGGTGTGTGATGAAACTGAGGTCGCGGAGCTGAAAATGAAG ATTGGGGACTTCGAAATGCATCTGAAGCGGAATGTTGCTTCCACAAAAGCTCCCATGTCTAACATTTCACCTACAACAGCCCCATCAATCCCAACTGATCCAATGAATGAAGCAGCTGCTGCTACCCAACCTCCATCCCCACCTAAACCCTCTCCTGAGAAGCCTTCTCCATTTAAAAGCTCTGCCTTTGGGCAGTCATCCAAGTTAGCTGCCTTGGAGGCTTCTGGATCTAGCAACTATGTTCTAGTACCTTCTCCCGTT GTTGGTATATTCCAAAGAGGTAGAACAATCAAGGGAAAAAGGCAACCTCCTATCTGTAAGGAG GGTGATTTGATCAAAGAAGGACAAGTGATAGGATTCTTGAATCAATTTGGTTTTGAACTACCTGTTAAG TCTGATATAGCTGGAACAGTCTTAAAGATCCTCTTCGAAGATGGAG ACGCCGTTGGTTACGGAGATCCACTCTTTGCAGTTTTGCCATCATTTCATGGCATCGACTAA
- the LOC107920211 gene encoding uncharacterized protein isoform X1 has product MESSAALRSFHYSVSAVSKACCTHERPGTFHMSSSCWPNSRKSCVPGLMFGGKNNSSTRRTVVLASSAKTPEATATAKSNVPPESTKKGSLEKKPSRKATFPNGFEALILEVCDETEVAELKMKIGDFEMHLKRNVASTKAPMSNISPTTAPSIPTDPMNEAAAATQPPSPPKPSPEKPSPFKSSAFGQSSKLAALEASGSSNYVLVPSPVVGIFQRGRTIKGKRQPPICKEGDLIKEGQVIGFLNQFGFELPVKSDIAGTVLKILFEDGDAVGYGDPLFAVLPSFHGID; this is encoded by the exons ATGGAGTCCTCCGCTGCTCTCCGCTCCTTTCACT attctgTAAGTGCTGTTTCAAAAGCTTGTTGCACGCATGAAAGGCCCGGTACATTTCATATGTCTTCTAGTTGCTGGCCAAATTCAAGAAAATCATGTGTTCCAGGCTTGATGTTTGGAGGGAAGAACAATTCTTCTACAAGACGAACTGTAGTTTTAGCATCCTCTGCAAAGACGCCTGAAGCTACGGCAACAGCCAAGTCAAATG TTCCACCAGAGAGCACCAAGAAAGGCTCATTGGAGAAGAAACCTTCACGGAAAGCAACTTTTCCAAATGGATTTGAG GCATTGATTCTGGAGGTGTGTGATGAAACTGAGGTCGCGGAGCTGAAAATGAAG ATTGGGGACTTCGAAATGCATCTGAAGCGGAATGTTGCTTCCACAAAAGCTCCCATGTCTAACATTTCACCTACAACAGCCCCATCAATCCCAACTGATCCAATGAATGAAGCAGCTGCTGCTACCCAACCTCCATCCCCACCTAAACCCTCTCCTGAGAAGCCTTCTCCATTTAAAAGCTCTGCCTTTGGGCAGTCATCCAAGTTAGCTGCCTTGGAGGCTTCTGGATCTAGCAACTATGTTCTAGTACCTTCTCCCGTT GTTGGTATATTCCAAAGAGGTAGAACAATCAAGGGAAAAAGGCAACCTCCTATCTGTAAGGAG GGTGATTTGATCAAAGAAGGACAAGTGATAGGATTCTTGAATCAATTTGGTTTTGAACTACCTGTTAAG TCTGATATAGCTGGAACAGTCTTAAAGATCCTCTTCGAAGATGGAG ACGCCGTTGGTTACGGAGATCCACTCTTTGCAGTTTTGCCATCATTTCATGGCATCGACTAA
- the LOC107920146 gene encoding biotin carboxyl carrier protein of acetyl-CoA carboxylase 1, chloroplastic isoform X2 encodes MESSAALRSFHCLMFGGKNNSSTRRTVVLASSAKTPEATATAKSNVPPESTKKGSLEKKPSRKATFPNGFEALILEVCDETEVAELKMKIGDFEMHLKRNVASTKAPMSNISPTTAPSIPTEPMNEAAAATPPPSPPKPSPEKPSPFKSSAFGQSSKLAALEASGSSNYVLVPSPVVGIFQRGRTIKGKRQPPICKEGDLIKEGQVIGFLNQFGFELPVKSDIAGTVLKILFEDGDAVGYGDPLFAVLPSFHGID; translated from the exons ATGGAGTCCTCCGCTGCTCTCCGCTCCTTTCACT GCTTGATGTTTGGAGGGAAGAACAATTCTTCTACAAGACGAACTGTAGTTTTAGCATCCTCTGCAAAGACGCCTGAAGCTACGGCAACAGCCAAGTCAAATG TTCCACCAGAGAGCACCAAGAAAGGCTCATTGGAGAAGAAACCTTCACGGAAAGCAACTTTTCCAAATGGATTTGAG GCATTGATTCTGGAGGTGTGTGATGAAACTGAGGTCGCGGAGCTGAAAATGAAG ATTGGGGACTTCGAAATGCATCTGAAGCGGAATGTTGCTTCCACAAAAGCTCCCATGTCTAACATTTCACCTACAACAGCCCCATCAATCCCAACTGAACCAATGAATGAAGCAGCTGCTGCTACCCCACCTCCATCCCCACCTAAACCCTCTCCTGAGAAGCCTTCTCCATTTAAAAGCTCTGCCTTTGGGCAGTCATCCAAGTTAGCTGCCTTGGAGGCTTCTGGATCTAGCAACTATGTTCTAGTACCTTCTCCCGTT GTTGGTATATTCCAAAGAGGTAGAACAATCAAGGGAAAAAGGCAACCTCCTATCTGTAAGGAG GGTGATTTGATCAAAGAAGGACAAGTGATAGGATTCTTGAATCAATTTGGTTTTGAACTACCTGTTAAG TCTGATATAGCTGGAACAGTCTTAAAGATCCTCTTCGAAGATGGAG ACGCCGTTGGTTACGGAGATCCACTCTTTGCAGTTTTGCCATCATTTCATGGCATCGACTAA
- the LOC107918260 gene encoding uncharacterized protein At5g39865, with the protein MIPQWLRSPSRAAATNPTKSPSHFSFSSFKDIDAILKEEEEEQVLYPQSPKRPSIFHRVKLSTTVLRAWSSSNRRPLTLPNADQRVVVYLTSLRVVRKTFEDCKTVRSILRGFNVPIDERDVSLDSSFLDELQGIVGRNKSFTLPLVFIGGTYIGGAEEVKRLHECGELKKMIGGLPSVVGSSVCNLCEGLRFILCPQCNGSHKIYSEKTGFRSCADCNTNGLVRCPSCNPSGHRRISYPFS; encoded by the coding sequence ATGATTCCCCAATGGCTAAGATCACCAAGCAGGGCAGCAGCAACAAACCCCACAAAATCACCCTCCCatttctctttctcttcattCAAAGACATTGATGCTATcctcaaagaagaagaagaagaacaagtcCTCTATCCTCAATCCCCTAAAAGGCCCTCCATTTTCCACCGTGTCAAGCTCTCCACCACCGTCTTACGCGCCTGGTCCTCTTCCAACCGCCGTCCACTTACTCTCCCCAACGCTGACCAACGCGTCGTCGTTTACCTCACCAGCCTCCGTGTCGTTCGAAAAACCTTTGAAGATTGCAAGACCGTTCGATCAATCCTTAGAGGATTCAATGTTCCCATCGACGAACGAGATGTGTCATTGGATTCTAGTTTCTTAGACGAGTTACAGGGGATCGTTGGGCGTAACAAAAGTTTCACCCTTCCCTTGGTTTTCATCGGCGGAACGTATATCGGCGGAGCAGAGGAAGTGAAACGATTACATGAATGTGGTGAACTGAAGAAGATGATCGGTGGGTTACCGTCGGTGGTTGGGTCAAGTGTGTGTAATTTATGTGAAGGGCTGAGATTTATTCTTTGTCCACAATGCAATGGTAGCCATAAGATCTACTCTGAAAAAACTGGGTTCCGAAGTTGTGCCGATTGCAACACCAATGGTCTGGTTAGGTGCCCGTCTTGTAATCCCTCCGGTCACCGGCGAATTAGCTATCCTTTTTCGTag
- the LOC107918534 gene encoding protein trichome birefringence-like 33, with amino-acid sequence MKSPLSSSSSSSMGVLRKPRLSPYLFTLLTFVVFITILYGEDFICIFGQLEPIPGRAISRPVKKREKLAFAIGKSEEKCDVFKGRWVRDELTRPLYEESECPYIQPQLTCQEHGRPDTEYQKWRWQPHGCDLPSFNATLMLETLRGKRMMFVGDSLNRGQYVSMICLLHTLIPEHAKSMKSYDNDALTVFRAKDYNASIEFYWAPFLLESNSDNAVVHRVPDRIMRRGSINKHGKHWKGVDILVFNTYLWWMTGLDIKILKGSFEDEEKEIIEVSAEDAYRMAMRSMLRWVRKNMDRKKTRVFFTSMSPTHGKGIEWGGEPGKNCYNQTTIIEDSNYWDSNSRKTIMNVIAEEFSKSKFPITFLNITQLSSYRKDAHTSIYKKQWSPLTAEQLANPVSYADCVHWCLPGLQDTWNELLFSKLFYP; translated from the exons atgaagtctccactatcttcttcttcttcttcttccatggGTGTTCTTAGAAAACCTCGTTTGTCACCTTATCTCTTCACATTGTTAACTTTCGTTGTTTTCATTACTATTTTATATGGAGAAGACTTTATATGCATTTTTGGACAGCTAGAACCGATTCCCGGCCGAGCTATCTCTAGACCAG TGAAGAAAAGGGAGAAGTTGGCATTCGCCATAGGGAAGAGTGAAGAGAAATGTGATGTATTCAAAGGGAGGTGGGTAAGGGACGAGTTGACTCGTCCGCTGTATGAAGAATCGGAATGTCCGTACATACAACCACAGTTGACGTGTCAAGAACATGGGAGACCTGATACTGAGTATCAGAAATGGAGATGGCAACCCCATGGCTGTGATCTTCCTAG TTTCAATGCGACATTGATGTTGGAGACCCTAAGAGGAAAGAGAATGATGTTTGTTGGAGACTCATTGAACCGAGGTCAATATGTTTCAATGATTTGCCTTCTTCACACGCTCATCCCTGAGCATGCTAAGTCCATGAAATCATACGATAATGATGCCCTCACAGTGTTCCGAGCCAAG GATTACAATGCCAGCATTGAATTCTATTGGGCTCCGTTCCTTCTCGAATCAAACTCGGATAATGCCGTAGTCCACCGGGTACCGGATCGGATCATGAGGAGAGGCTCGATAAATAAGCATGGCAAGCATTGGAAGGGTGTTGATATTTTGGTTTTCAACACCTATTTATGGTGGATGACTGGCTTGGACATAAAAATCTT GAAAGGGTCTTTTGAGGATGAGGAGAAAGAAATAATTGAAGTGTCGGCTGAGGATGCCTATCGTATGGCAATGAGAAGCATGCTGAGATGGGTGAGGAAAAACATGGATCGCAAGAAGACAAGAGTGTTTTTCACTAGCATGTCTCCTACTCATGGAAA GGGCATTGAATGGGGAGGTGAACCGGGAAAGAATTGTTATAATCAAACAACTATAATTGAAGATTCAAACTATTGGGATTCGAATAGTAGGAAAACCATAATGAATGTGATTGCAGAAGAGTTCAGTAAATCTAAGTTTCCCATCACATTTCTCAACATCACTCAACTCTCAAGTTATCGTAAAGACGCACACACGTCGATTTATAAGAAGCAGTGGAGTCCATTAACGGCCGAGCAGCTAGCCAACCCAGTTAGCTATGCTGATTGCGTCCATTGGTGTTTGCCAGGCCTTCAAGACACTTGGAATGAACTTCTCTTTTCCAAGTTGTTCTAtccttga